A genomic window from Labeo rohita strain BAU-BD-2019 chromosome 6, IGBB_LRoh.1.0, whole genome shotgun sequence includes:
- the igfbp2a gene encoding insulin-like growth factor-binding protein 2-A, with protein sequence MLFYGSCSLLLALVTFHGAARTEMVFRCPSCTAERQAACPMLTETCAEIVREPGCGCCPVCARQEGELCGVYTPRCSSGLRCYPKPDSELPLEQLVQGLGRCGRKVDTEPTGSAEPREVSGEVQDSLDIGLTEVPPIRKPTKDSPWKESAVLQHRQQLKTKMKYNKVEDPKAPHAKQSQCQQELDQVLERIAKIPFRDNRGPLEDLYSLHIPNCDKRGQYNLKQCKMSVNGHRGECWCVNPHTGRPIPTSPLIRGDPNCSQYLDGLDMDPSLDPQN encoded by the exons ATGCTGTTCTACGGGAGTTGCAGCTTGCTGCTGGCACTGGTGACTTTTCACGGCGCCGCTCGCACGGAAATGGTGTTCCGTTGTCCGAGCTGCACTGCGGAGCGCCAGGCGGCTTGCCCGATGCTCACGGAGACGTGCGCGGAGATTGTTCGCGAGCCTGGCTGCGGCTGCTGTCCAGTGTGTGCCCGGCAAGAGGGCGAGCTGTGCGGCGTTTACACACCGAGATGCTCCAGTGGTCTGCGGTGTTATCCCAAGCCGGATTCGGAGTTGCCCCTGGAGCAGCTGGTTCAAGGGCTCGGGAGATGTGGACGTAAAGTGGACACTGAGCCCACAGGAAGCGCAGAGCCTCGGGAAGTAAGCG GTGAGGTACAGGACTCTTTGGACATTGGTCTGACTGAGGTTCCTCCTATAAGGAAGCCGACCAAAGATAGTCCATGGAAGGAGAGTGCTGTCCTTCAACATCGTCAGCAGCTGAAGACTAAAATGAAGTACAATAAAGTTGAGGACCCTAAAGCACCGCATGCTAAACAG agcCAGTGTCAGCAGGAGCTTGACCAGGTGCTGGAAAGGATTGCAAAAATACCCTTCAGAGATAACAGGGGCCCCCTGGAGGACCTTTATTCCCTGCACATACCCAACTGTGACAAGAGGGGGCAGTACAACCTGAAACAG TGTAAGATGTCAGTGAATGGACATCGTGGTGAGTGCTGGTGTGTGAATCCACACACAGGAAGACCCATCCCCACCTCTCCACTGATAAGGGGTGATCCCAACTGCAGCCAGTACCTTGATGGCTTAGACATGGATCCCTCTCTGGACCCTCAAAACTAA